Proteins from one Streptosporangium becharense genomic window:
- a CDS encoding ATP-binding protein encodes MIATVQSAQTAPRRASTSWTALDWWPPLGWWPDSARDLLPGSPEATASATFVLPPHVESVHSARSFTTGTLTGWGLTELGENMELVVSELATNAFRHGLRLAERARAKEPIRLSLIRRDSLVTCTLNDPGAGFPALRESSPLDVGGLGLHIVESLSLRWGWAPLAPYGKIVWAVLQSVPCEAPDRPGRP; translated from the coding sequence TGTGCAGTCCGCCCAAACCGCGCCCCGCCGAGCGTCAACGTCCTGGACGGCGCTCGACTGGTGGCCCCCGCTCGGCTGGTGGCCCGACTCCGCTCGTGATCTCCTCCCCGGATCGCCGGAAGCCACGGCCAGCGCCACCTTCGTCCTCCCTCCGCACGTCGAATCCGTCCACTCCGCCCGCAGCTTCACCACCGGCACCCTTACCGGCTGGGGTCTCACCGAGCTGGGCGAGAACATGGAACTCGTCGTCTCGGAGCTGGCCACCAACGCCTTCCGGCACGGCCTGCGGCTAGCCGAGCGCGCGCGGGCCAAGGAACCGATCCGGCTCTCGCTGATCCGCCGGGACTCCCTGGTCACCTGCACGCTCAACGACCCCGGAGCGGGCTTTCCCGCGCTTCGCGAGTCCTCCCCCCTCGACGTCGGCGGCCTCGGACTGCACATCGTCGAGTCGTTGAGCCTGCGCTGGGGCTGGGCCCCCCTCGCCCCGTACGGCAAGATCGTCTGGGCTGTCCTGCAGTCGGTCCCCTGCGAGGCTCCGGACCGCCCCGGGCGTCCCTGA